The Candidatus Scalindua japonica genome includes the window TGGTATTACTCTGGTCGTAACATATGCAGTCGGGAACCTGTTCCGTAAATTTCTTACAAAAAGAAAATTTGGAATGAGCGGAAGGCTTATTGGAGGAGGAATTTCGTTTACAAAGACAGTAATTACATGCTGTGTGATTATTGCAGGGGTCTCATTTTGGGGGAACGACCAGACGAGGAAAACAATTGATAATTCACTGGTTGCGAAAAATCTCGATAAAGGTACAAAAAACGTAATCCCTCTATTTCCACAAGAAATTAAAGATATGGCAATAGATGGGAAAGAGGTTAGCGAAGAGAAAGAAACCAGTGAAGAAAAACAATAATTACTAAGGGGAATAATTGATGGTAAAGTCACAAAAACCGGAAAGTGCTGAAAAAGGTAAACCAGAGGCAAGTAAAAAAGATCAAGCTCTGGAAAGAGCAGTGTCACAGATTGAAAGACAGTTTGGTAAAGGATCAATAATGCGTCTGGGAGAAGACCAGAAGCTAGATGTGCCTGTAATATCAACCGGTTCGCTCTCTCTGGATATGGCCCTCGGCGTAGGTGGAATGCCGCGTGGAAGGGTAGTGGAAGTTTTTGGGCCTGAATCCTCAGGGAAAACCACTCTGACCCTTCACATCGTTGCCAATGCGCAAAAACAAGGAGGTACCGCTGCTTTTATCGATGTTGAACACGCCCTTGATCCCGACTACGCAAAAAGACTCGGTGTAAACCTGGATACTCTGTTGGTTAATCAGCCGGATACCGGAGAGCAGGCGTTGGAAATAGCAGAGCTTTTAACAAGAAGTAACGCAATTGATGTAATTGTTGTCGACTCTGTAGCCGCCCTCGTTCCAAAGGCTGAACTTGAGGGGCAGATGGGCGACTCACATGTTGCGTTACAGGCCAGATTAATGTCACAAGCGCTCAGAAAACTTACATCTGTGATCTCTAAATCAAAGACATGTCTTATATTTATCAACCAGATCCGTGAAAAGATTGGTGTGATGTTCGGTAACCCGGAGACAACTCCCGGTGGAAGAGCGCTGAAATTCTACTCCTCCGTCAGGGTTGATATTAGAAGGATTGGCAGCATTAAAGATGGCGAGAAGGTTATTGGAAACAGAGTGAGGGCTAAAATAGCAAAAAACAAAGTGGCTGCGCCATTTAAGAAGGCAGAATTTGACATAATGTTCAACCAGGGTATTTCCAGGTCTGGTGATATTGTTGATCTTGGTGTAGAAGCGCAGGTTGTGGAAAAAAGTGGTACATGGTTCTCATATGGAGAGATACGACTGGGACAGGGAAGAGAGAATACCAAGAAATTTATTGAAAGCAAGCCGGAATTACTGGAAGAGATTGAGCAGGCGATAGCCAGGAAGACAGCAGACGAAAAATGAAACAGATTGACTCAAAGTATAAAACAATGTAAGATAATGGACTAGAAAAAGATTTAGTAGTTTAAATATATTAGTTATGAGGTGACAAAATGATTGGTATTTCAAAGTTGTATTGTGGCACGGTCGAGCCTTCCGACGCAATTAGATATGGAAGGGATTCAGGTAAATTGCCTTCGCATCTTTTACAATTTTCCAAAGATAAAAAACCTGTAGTAGTATGGAATGTGGGGCAGAGATGTAATCTTAAATGCGTACATTGCTACTCTCAATCTAAAGATATTGAATATTCAGGTGAACTGACAACAAAAGAAGCAAAGGATATGATTGACGGCCTTGCGGAATATGGCGCTCCAGTAATTCTCTTTTCAGGCGGTGAACCATTGATGAGAGATGATTTGATGGAGTTGATTGCGTATGCCAAAGAAAAAGGGTTAAGGGCAGTTATAAGTACAAACGGGACGATGATTACTGAAGAGAAGGGGGAAGAATTAAAAAAGTTCGGACTTTCTTATGTTGGTATCAGTCTTGACGGCTTAAAGGAAACCAATGACAAATTCCGTGGTATTGAAGGTGCATTTGATGATGCTTTGATGGGAATTAGAAACTGCCTGAAGTTAGGTATTAAAGTGGGGCTTCGTTTCACTATTAATAAGAGAAATGCGCAGGACATCCCGGGAATATTTGAACTGATTGAAAGAGAGAAAATCCCAAGGGTTTGTTTTTACCATTTAGTTTATTCCGGAAGAGGATCCAGGTTGATGGAAGAGGATCTTACACATGAGGAAACCCGTAAAGTTGTTGACCTCATTATTGACAAAACAAAGGCCGCTCACGATCGTGGAAATCCATTGGAAGTTTTAACTGTGGATAATCATGCTGATGGCCCATATATATATCAGAGATTACTTAAAGAAGACCCAAAACGAGCGGCAGAGGTACTTGAACTGTTAAAGTGGAACGAGGGGAACAGTTCCGGACACGGTCTTGCCTGTGTAAGCTGGGATGGTGCCGTACATGCTGACCAATTCTGGAGAGAGCATACTTTCGGCAATGTGCGTGAACGAAAATTCGGCGAAATCTGGGAAGATAAATCAAATGAACTTCTAATGAAACTGAAAGAGAAAAAGAACTATGTTACCGGCAGATGTTCCAAGTGTAAGTGGCTTGATATCTGTGGTGGTAATTTCAGGGCACGTGCAGAGTCAGTCCATGGTGATATATGGGAGCCTGATCCTGCATGTTATTTAACCGATGAAGAAATTGGTTTAGTTGCGGATGTGCCTTTAGCTGTCCGATAAAATTATTAAAGCCCATGTTTCCTTTTTGCAAATAAGAAAACATGGGCTTTTTCTATTAAAGTGGAGTTTTTAACTCAACCCACCAGAATTTCCTGAACCCTGGAAACTCCCTTACCTAATTCTACTTTATAACCACCTTCGTGCAGAATTTTTTCAACAGCAGAGATTGCCAGCACAATGTCAAATTCATTGACATAACCCATATGGCCAACTCTGAATATTTTGCCTTTCAGTTCATCCTGGCCACCAGCTATTGTTACCCCTGTCTCATCTCTCAGCTTTTTTATTCCGGCGTCAAAGTTTACTCCTTTCGGAATTTTGACAGATGTTAACACATTGCCCGCAGCATCGTTCGCAAACAGCTCAAGTCCCAGCGCCTTAATACCCTCTCTTGTCGCATGGGCCAGTTTGGCATGTCGCGCCCAGACCTTCTCAATCCCCTCACTCCTGATAATTTCGATAGATTTTCCTGCTGCCATTATAAGAGAAATTGCGGGAGTATAAGCCGTAGTTTTACTGCTCAGCGCCTTCCTCATTTTCTTAAGATTCCAGTAGTACTTTGGTAGATCAGACTTCTCAATGGAATCCCATGCACTCTGTGCGACACACACAAAGGCCAGGCCAGGAGGCAGCATAAAGCCTTTTTGAGAACCTGTAACAGCAATGTCAATACCCCAGTCATCCATCTTAAACGGTTGAACACCGATTCCAGATATTCCGTCAACTGCCAATAATAAGTTGCGGCCTTTAACAACTTTTGCTATTGCCTCAATATTATGGATAACACCGGTTGAAGTTTCACTTAATGTCGTGAATACCACCTTTGCATCCTGTTCCTTTTCGATTGTGTCATTCACTACGGCAGGGTCTACTGCCTTTCCGTTTTCTACTTCGATCTTTACCGTGTTTACACCATATGTGCCGCAAATTTGTGCCCACCTCTCTCCAAATTTACCACCACTTACCACAATGGCTTTATCCCCCCTGGACAAAGTGTTAGCGACACATGCCTCCATTCCGCCTGTTCCGGAAGAGGCGAACGTAAATACTTCACCATCCTTAGTCTGAAAAACATATTTTAAATTTTCAGACACATTCGCGAATATATCAGAAAATTCAGAAGTTCTGTGATGAATCATTGGGCTTGCTTCTGCCAGAACAACTTCCGGCGGTATTTGAGTTGGGCCCGGTGTAAACAAATAAGTCTTCTTCATTTTTTACCCTTACTATTTATAAAAATTAAAGTTTTAGCCAATTAAAAATAAATCAGGTTTCGGAAAAAAATAACTTTCAATTATAATCGTACTCAGGCTCAGGTTAGACTTGGCCGATCTAATTCAACCGAACCGCAAGCACAGCCTCTTCTGCGTTGACGGTTCGCCGAATTAAGGCTGGACAAGGATGGCCTGAAAATGAGATGCCCTCCCGGCAAATATCATTTGGACGGGCCAGAATGTAAAGCTCTTTTTCTCCGAAACCGAAAATGTCGATTTTAATACAAAAGGATTATATAATCAACTATTTTAAATACTTGACTGAAAATGGAAAAACATTTAATCTTACAGTTCGCTTGTATGTAAATTTCAATATTTGAGTGTAAATATGCACTATAAGTTCTTTGGAACATGATGTTTAGTATATAACAAGACATTACTTTAGAAACCATTTTACGTACTGAATAGAGACGGAAAGAGGTTTTGCTTTTCTATCACAAATAATCATGATATTAGATAAGATACGTGCATATAAACTGACAGAGGTTGCTGAGAGCAAAAAGCTTGTCTCTATAGACTCTTTGAAAGAGAGATGTATAAACGTTCCGGAAGCAGTCAAGTCCGGTACGGCATTGAAAAAAGAGAATAGGATCAAATTTATTGCTGAGGTCAAGAAGGCATCACCTTCAGCCGGTATTATCAGGGAAGATTTCAATTATATCACCATAGCAAAAGAATATGAGGCAGGTGGAGCGTCCGCAATATCCGTGCTGACAGATAAAGAGTTTTTCAAGGGGGATATTAAATATCTCTCTGAGGTTAAAGAAACAGTCAGTCTGCCTGTCCTGAGAAAAGATTTTATAATTGATTTGTATCAGATATACGAGGCAAGAGCTGCCGGTGCCGATCTGGTGTTACTGATTGCAAGGATTCTCACAAAGGAGCAGATAGAAAAATTTCTTTCTCTGTCCGATGAGCTGGGAATGGAGTGTCTGGTTGAGGTGCATGACAATGACGAATTGGAAAAGGTGTTGGAGACAGAAGCAAACATTATCGGAATTAACAACAGAAATCTTGATACATTTGAAACTAACCTTGAAACTACACTTCAACTCTGCCATAGGATACCTGAAGGCAAGGTTGTCGTAAGTGAAAGTGGGATCAAAACGAGGGAAGATGTCCTTGTGCTTGAGAAAGCAGGTATTGATGCAATCCTGATAGGTGAAACATTGATGCGCAGTAAAGATATTTCTAAAAAGATAAGAGAGTTGTTTTGTACTTAGATAATGATGGCTTGCCAAAATAATAATCCTGGAATCTTCTCGAAAATTCCCCGACGTCTTTTGTCCGGGGAAGAGAGGTTGGTCGTCTATCCGTGACAATTCATGAAATTCATGTCTTAAAATATCACAAACCTAAAATATACTTTTCTTCTGTGAAATAGTATGTTTAAATATATTACTTCAAAATGATTGTTATAAATACATTTACATAAAGGAAATATATCCATGAAAAAAGAGAAATTTATGATCCCGACAGTAGTAATTATGTTTCTTACACTTTGCCTGACGTTTAACAATATTGCCGTTGGGGAATTGAGACAGGACCCAGATGCGGCGATGGAATTAAACACAATCAGAAAGAACCTTGGCACATATTCAAAGATGAAACCGGGGGATGCCAAAGATTATTATGAAGAGGCCCTTAATGAGCTTCAGGCAATAGTCGACATGTTTGCCGGTACACATGAGGCGCTGGAAGCGACTTTTTACATCGGCGCTACTCATAATATAATGCGTAATTTCATCGAAGCCATAGCCTATTTTGACGAAGTATTGGCTTTGCAGAATGAAATCGACCAGAATTTCAAGGCAAGGCTATTGTATTTTAAGGCGCAGGCCCTTATCGGGTCCGGTAATATTTCAGGAGCAAAAGATGTTATCACAGAATTAAGGATTATTGAGCCAGGTGCCGCAAATGCCTTCGGGAAGGAATTGGGTGGTACAATAAGGCTTGGAATGCATGCACCCGATTTTCACACTAAAGATTATAAGGGAAACCCGATAAGCCTGTCAGATTTTAAAGGCAAAATAGTTGTCATGAACTTCTGGGCAACATGGAATGATAATTGTATCGAGAAAATTTCGGAAACAAAACAGTTGTACAGAAAATTTAAAGGACCTGGTATTCAATTTATTGGAATAAGTCTTGACGACGAAATTGACGATTTAAAAGGTGTTCTGTTACAAAGAAATATAGAATGGTCTCAAATATTTGAAGGTATGCGTTATAAAGGTATGATGTCAAAATTGTTTGATGTAAGGCAGATACCAATAATTTTTGTGCTGGACCAACAGGGCAGAGTTCAATACATTGGAAACAGTGTAGATAAAATTACTCAAATTATTTCAACGCTGGTTGTCAGAGGAGATAAAAAACCTGGCGGGTATTAATAGAACGGTCGTACCTTAATCTCCGTGTATTCCAAAACTGTCACCTTTCAGGATAGCTCGACCCAGCAAGTTTAGACTGCAGAGGCAGGTTTATAATCAGGGCTTACAAAAAGATCGCAACTGCATATGCCGTCTTTCTCTATCTCCTCTTTGTGATACTCGCACGGACATATAATTTTTGCGTCTATCTCTTTGTCGTCTGAAAGCATTCTGCACGGACAGTAAAAAAAACCGTTCTTCAGTTTTCTCTTTGCCAGACTCTTAATTATTTTATCCACATGGTGAGAATCCGGGTTCAGTTCATAAGGGTTTTCCGCCACATAATCATCAACTAATTTACGAGCATCTGTTTCAAACTTTTCTATTGTATCGTTCACAGTAATATCCTCCCACCATTATATTAACTATTTTGTGTATTAAAGTAGCTGCAGGCTTCCTGCCCGAATAGGTACAGGCGGGTAACCCGCGTGTATCATCACTTAATGAGTGTTTTAAAGTTCCTGATAGATTGTGCAACCGGAAGAATGCGCTTGCCTACCCGAACGTACTATTCGGTACGGGCGGGAATAAGTATGTCTGAGAAAAAATTATATATGATGAAAAAGGATTTGCAAGGCTAAAGAAATTGATTTATCCTGAGACTATGTTGATCGAAGACGTACTCGGAAAAAACGGAGTTATCGCAAAAAAATCAGGTTCTTATGAACTGAGGCCAGAACAGCTGGATATGGCACTGGCAATTGAAAAAGCCATTGAAGACAACAAGCACCTTATCGTAGAAGCAGGGACCGGAGTAGGAAAAAGTATGGCATACCTTCTTCCTTTTATATTCTGGAGTGTCATAAACAACAAAAAGGTAATCATCTCAACGCACACTAAGACGCTACAGGAGCAATTAATAAAAAAAGACCTTCCATTCCTTCGTAATGCATTGAAATCTGTTAATGTTTTTGCTGATACAAGAGATAATAATTGTCCTGCACAGCACGAACAGAAAGATGAATTTGATTTTTTCTATGCCCTTTGTGTAGGTGGGCAGAATTATTTATGCCTCAGAAGATTCCACCAGGCACAGAAGCAGGGTGTCTTTAACACTAAAAAGGAATTTATTGAATTTGAACAAATTATCCAGTGGGAAACACAAGCAAAGAGAGGTTTGCGATCAGAACTTGACTTTGAACCTTCACCAGCAATATGGAGTAAGGTCTGTAGAGAGTCTGACCTCTGCTTTGGCAAAAAATGTTCTTTCAAAGACGATTGCTACTACAATAAAGCGCGGAGAAAAGAGTATAAGGCACAGATACTGGTCACAAATCATCATCTTTTTTTTGCTAATCTGGCAAGTGACGGACGGGTTTTACCCGATTTTGATGCCGTAGTTTTTGATGAAGCCCATACACTGGAGGATATAGCTACCGGTTACTTCGGTGTCGAAGTTTCGAATTCCAGGATTAAATATATGCTCGACTCTATTCTGAACCCTAAGACCGGTAAGGGGTTGATAACAAGGCTTTTTGACTCTTCAAATACATTCGATCAGGCTGATAAAACGGGGATTATAAGTGATTGTGAGACACTGCTGAAAGAAGCTGGCTCTGCCAGCGATCTTTTCTTTTCAGAAGTTGTTGAAAAATACGGTACAGGAAATAAAACCACCAGGATCAGAAAAAAGGGTATCATTAACAACTACCTTGATAAGCCATTGTCAAATCTTTATGATCTGCTGGAGTCTCTATCAAAGCAGGTCAAGACAGATGAGGATAGACTTGAAATTATTGCATTCGCAAACAGGTGCAGTGAAACTAAGAGAAATATTTTTACTATCATAAATCAGGAATTGGAAGAGTGTGTATATTGGGCAGAGGTAATAAGGAGAAAGTCTCGATATGGATCGTTCACAAATACATTGCAATTAACCAACACACTGGAACCATTAAACCATAAATTTTCAAGATGCTCTCTACTTGCCGCACCAATAAATGTTGCCAGGGAATTTGAGAGGCAGATATTTGGCAGGATCAGGCCGGTAATTCTTACTTCAGCTACGCTTTCAATCAACGGAAACTTCAAATATATAAAGGGGAGGTTGGGAATACCTGTCTGTGCAAAGCCAGGTACAGAAAAATCACTCAACAATTCCGAACAGGAGGAATTTGATCCATGCGTAACAACCGAAGATGACTATAACGAGAAAGCGATAGGGTCGCCATTTAATTTTTCAGAAAACGCACTCATATACATTCCGGACAACATTCCTGATCCGAATTTGCAGCCTGATAAATTTAAAGACAATATTATTAAACACATAGAGGAGATAATCACTTACTCACAGGGAAGGACTTTTATTCTCTTTACAAGTTTCAAGATGCTTAATAGCGTATACGAAGAGATCTGGGAGGAGCTGGACGAGTTTACAATTTTCCGGCAGGGAGACAAGCCAAGATATCAATTGATCGAAGAGTTTAAGACCAGTGAGAAAGCTGTCCTCTTTGGCACAGCAACATTCTGGCAGGGAGTTGATGTGCCCGGTGAAGCCTTGAAGTGTGTAATAATAACAAAATTGCCTTTTGCTGTCCCTGATGATCCGATAATTGAAGCAAGGATGGAGCTGTTGAAATCCCAGAATAAAAACCCTTTTATGTTCTATCAGGTTCCACAGGCAATAACACTCCTGAGGCAGGGATTTGGCCGTCTGATCAGGTCAACGACGGATACTGGTGTGGTTGCAATACTTGATCCCCGCATTAAGAGCAAGTTTTATGGCAAGTACTTCTTAAACTCGCTTCCCGACTGTAAAAAAGTTTCTGAAATAGAAGAGATTAAAAATTTTTTTAATCCATTTGAATGTTGATATTTCTGATTAATCGCTATTTTAAGCTTTTGTGATATAATGATTCTAATATTCTAATAAGAACATAATATTGGGATTTTCATTTTATTGTTATGGTAAAAATGGATTTTGGCAAAAGAGATATAGTAATGACTACATTATTAAGTTATGCAAGTAGAAAAGAGTTAAAAAACTGATGTAAAATAAGAATGGAAGAAATGAATTAAACTATCTCTTGGTTTCCTGGCTTCCTTATAAAAAGTCAGTATTAGTAGTTATAAAAGAAACACGATAAGGAAACCAGGAATGCAGGAGTAAAGTAACAAAGTAATTTATGTATCTGTTTTATAAAAAACCTGAAGGATGATGTTCGGCAATGCCAGATAAACGCATAGAAAATCTAAATGTATTTACTGAAGAACCACTCCTTGCGCCTGTTGAACTGAAGAAGCGATTTCCTGTTACCGATAAGGCCGTCCGGGCTGTTATGACAGGGCAAAGCACTATCAAAAATATTCTGGATAGAAAAGACCCTCGTATTTTCGTCGTTGTAGGGCCCTGCTCAATTCATGACGTTGCGGCCGCGAGAGATTACGCTTTGCGTCTTAAAAAACTGGCTGATGAAGTGGATGATACACTGTTTTTATTGTTGCGTGTCTATTTTGAGAAACCGCGTACAAAAACAGGCTGGCAGGGTTTCATTAACGATCCGGGTCTGGATGGCTCCGGAAAATTGGAAGAGGGCCTGAAACGTGCACGCGAGCTGCTTTTATATGTTGCTGACCTCGGTTTGCCTGCGGCAGGAGAAGCGCTTGATCTCGTATCACCTCAATATATCCAGGACCTCTTCTCCTGGACAGCGATTGGCGCCCGCACAACTGAGTCACAAACACACAGGAAAATGGCAAGCGGGTTTTCAACTACAGTTGGATTTAAGAATGGGACTAATGGTAACTTAACAATCGCGATAAATGCTATGCACACTGCCGCTAATCCGAACAGCTTTGTCAGTGTGGGCCCTGAAGGCCATGTTGCTGTTATTCGAACGAAAGGTAACAGGTATACACACATTGTACTTCGCGGCGGTGAGTCAGGGGTCAATTACGATGCCGACAGCATCGCAGGATGCCAGAAGGAATTAAGGGAATCCGGCTTGCCTGAAAACATTATGGTGGACTGCAGCCATGCTAATTCTCAAAGCGACCCGGATAAACAACTCGAAGTACTGGAAGATATTACCCGCCAGATCCTTGAAGGCAACCAATCGATTATCGGCTTGATGCTGGAGAGTAATATTAATAGAGGCAAACAGCCTGTTCCTTCTGACAGGGCGGCTCTTAAGTATGGTGTTTCCATCACCGATGCCTGTATCGATTGGCAAGCTACTGAGAATGCCTTAAAGCTATTACGAGAACGGCTTAAAAACCGTCTACCGGTTCGCGAAAATCACGCTTAACTTAACATAGAGAAATTACCGGTGCTACGGAGGTGCATCCGCCACATTGATTTGTTAGGAGTTTACTTACTGATTCATACTCATTTCTTTCTCAAAAAGTAATCAGGCAGAGACACAAAGCACAAAGGGTAATAACTATAATTTTTTTAGAAAATCTCTCGTTTTTGTGTTAGACTAAAACTCAGTACATATAATGATTTAAACTTTCTTAAGATCCAGGTCTACTAATTTTAATGAAAAAGAATTTAAAACTATACAGTGTCATAATAGTTGTAGTAGCTATTGTAATTCTTTCCATAAGTTTTACTAATTTCCAGAAGCAATCTACATTGTTACGAGAGGAAGTTTTCGATAAGTGCAAAATGATTGCTCTGGAGCTTAAGCACACAAGGGAATATCTGGCTGAAACAATGGCAATTACAAACATGGAACATGACGAAACTACCAGACTGCTCATGCCGGCAATCGCGGGAAATGAGATTGGCAAAAAGTTTTATAACGCGACAGGATATCGATTGAGGCAGGTGAGCTCGAGATATAGAAATCCGAAAAACAGGCCGGACAGGTTTGAGGAACAAGCCTTGGCTGAATTCGAGAAGGACAAAAAACTTTCAGAATATAAAGGTGTAGACGAGATAGAGAGCAAGAGAGTGCTTAGATATCTCATTCCTCTCCACATAGAGGAAGCGTGCCTTAAATGTCACTCTGCCAAGGAGAAAATACCGGAGTCCATACTGGAAGCTTATCCTGAAGACAAGGCCACGGACTATACCTTTGGAGACTTGCGAGGCGCTATCTCTGTGGCAGTGCCTATAGACAGGGCTGAAGCAGAAATCAAAGGAAACCTGGTCCATCTGACAATTGTAACTACCGTAGGGATGATATTCCTGGTAACCTTTGTCTTTATTGCGATGAATATCACGATTAAGAGGAAAAATGAAACCACGCATAGAAATTCTGGATAAATTAAAAGAGCACATCTTTAAAACCGTATCAATATATTATAAATCACTAAGCGACTGCAAATATGTTGACGTAAGGTTTGGGATCAGCGAATTTAAATCAGCCTGTTCTGAAAATGGACAATCAAAGGATGTTACGGATGATTATGATGCTTCGTTCGGAATAAGGGTTATTGCGGGGGGAATGGCATCGTGGGGATTCTATGGACAGTCCCTGGGGAAAAACGACTTAAAGGCCAGGGAAATATCAAGACTGATTATTAAGGGAATAGATACTGCCTATGAACGGGCAACAGCCAACGCAAAGAAAAAACAGGAGTTTGCAAAGAGTGCCGATTCGCTAACGGAAGTAAGGCTGGCAAAGATTAAAGTTTGTCAGGATACAATACCGGCAGATTTTGAAATAGACCCGCGAAAGGTTTCCCTGCAGAAGGTGTTAAAGACAAGCATGGATGTTTCCGCGCAGATGAAGATGCTTGATCCATCTGTACATTATGCAGCTACAGGGATTAAGACGGGCATAATCAGGGAGTTGTTCTGCAGTTCTGAAGGTGCAGATATTGATCAGTCATTTCCTCTGACTCAGGGCGTTGTTTATGTGTCCGCCCAGAAGGGTGAGTCCAGTCCGGAAGTCTGTTATGATTATGTTGGTGATATGAGAGGATGGGAAATAATTGAAGGCAAAAACTGTTATAATTTAAGCTT containing:
- a CDS encoding pyridoxal-phosphate-dependent aminotransferase family protein, with the translated sequence MKKTYLFTPGPTQIPPEVVLAEASPMIHHRTSEFSDIFANVSENLKYVFQTKDGEVFTFASSGTGGMEACVANTLSRGDKAIVVSGGKFGERWAQICGTYGVNTVKIEVENGKAVDPAVVNDTIEKEQDAKVVFTTLSETSTGVIHNIEAIAKVVKGRNLLLAVDGISGIGVQPFKMDDWGIDIAVTGSQKGFMLPPGLAFVCVAQSAWDSIEKSDLPKYYWNLKKMRKALSSKTTAYTPAISLIMAAGKSIEIIRSEGIEKVWARHAKLAHATREGIKALGLELFANDAAGNVLTSVKIPKGVNFDAGIKKLRDETGVTIAGGQDELKGKIFRVGHMGYVNEFDIVLAISAVEKILHEGGYKVELGKGVSRVQEILVG
- the ahbC gene encoding 12,18-didecarboxysiroheme deacetylase, which gives rise to MIGISKLYCGTVEPSDAIRYGRDSGKLPSHLLQFSKDKKPVVVWNVGQRCNLKCVHCYSQSKDIEYSGELTTKEAKDMIDGLAEYGAPVILFSGGEPLMRDDLMELIAYAKEKGLRAVISTNGTMITEEKGEELKKFGLSYVGISLDGLKETNDKFRGIEGAFDDALMGIRNCLKLGIKVGLRFTINKRNAQDIPGIFELIEREKIPRVCFYHLVYSGRGSRLMEEDLTHEETRKVVDLIIDKTKAAHDRGNPLEVLTVDNHADGPYIYQRLLKEDPKRAAEVLELLKWNEGNSSGHGLACVSWDGAVHADQFWREHTFGNVRERKFGEIWEDKSNELLMKLKEKKNYVTGRCSKCKWLDICGGNFRARAESVHGDIWEPDPACYLTDEEIGLVADVPLAVR
- the recA gene encoding recombinase RecA — its product is MVKSQKPESAEKGKPEASKKDQALERAVSQIERQFGKGSIMRLGEDQKLDVPVISTGSLSLDMALGVGGMPRGRVVEVFGPESSGKTTLTLHIVANAQKQGGTAAFIDVEHALDPDYAKRLGVNLDTLLVNQPDTGEQALEIAELLTRSNAIDVIVVDSVAALVPKAELEGQMGDSHVALQARLMSQALRKLTSVISKSKTCLIFINQIREKIGVMFGNPETTPGGRALKFYSSVRVDIRRIGSIKDGEKVIGNRVRAKIAKNKVAAPFKKAEFDIMFNQGISRSGDIVDLGVEAQVVEKSGTWFSYGEIRLGQGRENTKKFIESKPELLEEIEQAIARKTADEK
- a CDS encoding ATP-dependent DNA helicase; this encodes MLIEDVLGKNGVIAKKSGSYELRPEQLDMALAIEKAIEDNKHLIVEAGTGVGKSMAYLLPFIFWSVINNKKVIISTHTKTLQEQLIKKDLPFLRNALKSVNVFADTRDNNCPAQHEQKDEFDFFYALCVGGQNYLCLRRFHQAQKQGVFNTKKEFIEFEQIIQWETQAKRGLRSELDFEPSPAIWSKVCRESDLCFGKKCSFKDDCYYNKARRKEYKAQILVTNHHLFFANLASDGRVLPDFDAVVFDEAHTLEDIATGYFGVEVSNSRIKYMLDSILNPKTGKGLITRLFDSSNTFDQADKTGIISDCETLLKEAGSASDLFFSEVVEKYGTGNKTTRIRKKGIINNYLDKPLSNLYDLLESLSKQVKTDEDRLEIIAFANRCSETKRNIFTIINQELEECVYWAEVIRRKSRYGSFTNTLQLTNTLEPLNHKFSRCSLLAAPINVAREFERQIFGRIRPVILTSATLSINGNFKYIKGRLGIPVCAKPGTEKSLNNSEQEEFDPCVTTEDDYNEKAIGSPFNFSENALIYIPDNIPDPNLQPDKFKDNIIKHIEEIITYSQGRTFILFTSFKMLNSVYEEIWEELDEFTIFRQGDKPRYQLIEEFKTSEKAVLFGTATFWQGVDVPGEALKCVIITKLPFAVPDDPIIEARMELLKSQNKNPFMFYQVPQAITLLRQGFGRLIRSTTDTGVVAILDPRIKSKFYGKYFLNSLPDCKKVSEIEEIKNFFNPFEC
- a CDS encoding redoxin domain-containing protein; the encoded protein is MKKEKFMIPTVVIMFLTLCLTFNNIAVGELRQDPDAAMELNTIRKNLGTYSKMKPGDAKDYYEEALNELQAIVDMFAGTHEALEATFYIGATHNIMRNFIEAIAYFDEVLALQNEIDQNFKARLLYFKAQALIGSGNISGAKDVITELRIIEPGAANAFGKELGGTIRLGMHAPDFHTKDYKGNPISLSDFKGKIVVMNFWATWNDNCIEKISETKQLYRKFKGPGIQFIGISLDDEIDDLKGVLLQRNIEWSQIFEGMRYKGMMSKLFDVRQIPIIFVLDQQGRVQYIGNSVDKITQIISTLVVRGDKKPGGY
- the trpC gene encoding indole-3-glycerol phosphate synthase TrpC, coding for MILDKIRAYKLTEVAESKKLVSIDSLKERCINVPEAVKSGTALKKENRIKFIAEVKKASPSAGIIREDFNYITIAKEYEAGGASAISVLTDKEFFKGDIKYLSEVKETVSLPVLRKDFIIDLYQIYEARAAGADLVLLIARILTKEQIEKFLSLSDELGMECLVEVHDNDELEKVLETEANIIGINNRNLDTFETNLETTLQLCHRIPEGKVVVSESGIKTREDVLVLEKAGIDAILIGETLMRSKDISKKIRELFCT
- a CDS encoding CvpA family protein, encoding MNWLDFTLIGVLAMGTLFGIITGPLWQIYRITSVVLSITVALFLHKLLSGIIKEIFSPKVSGILGYAVIFGITLVVTYAVGNLFRKFLTKRKFGMSGRLIGGGISFTKTVITCCVIIAGVSFWGNDQTRKTIDNSLVAKNLDKGTKNVIPLFPQEIKDMAIDGKEVSEEKETSEEKQ
- a CDS encoding ferredoxin-thioredoxin reductase catalytic domain-containing protein: MNDTIEKFETDARKLVDDYVAENPYELNPDSHHVDKIIKSLAKRKLKNGFFYCPCRMLSDDKEIDAKIICPCEYHKEEIEKDGICSCDLFVSPDYKPASAV
- a CDS encoding 3-deoxy-7-phosphoheptulonate synthase yields the protein MPDKRIENLNVFTEEPLLAPVELKKRFPVTDKAVRAVMTGQSTIKNILDRKDPRIFVVVGPCSIHDVAAARDYALRLKKLADEVDDTLFLLLRVYFEKPRTKTGWQGFINDPGLDGSGKLEEGLKRARELLLYVADLGLPAAGEALDLVSPQYIQDLFSWTAIGARTTESQTHRKMASGFSTTVGFKNGTNGNLTIAINAMHTAANPNSFVSVGPEGHVAVIRTKGNRYTHIVLRGGESGVNYDADSIAGCQKELRESGLPENIMVDCSHANSQSDPDKQLEVLEDITRQILEGNQSIIGLMLESNINRGKQPVPSDRAALKYGVSITDACIDWQATENALKLLRERLKNRLPVRENHA